Proteins encoded together in one Hevea brasiliensis isolate MT/VB/25A 57/8 chromosome 16, ASM3005281v1, whole genome shotgun sequence window:
- the LOC110642370 gene encoding lignin-forming anionic peroxidase-like, whose product MAACRSSFLCIALTTILIMNFSSLPSQAQLSGETFYALSCPTALTIISTNVNLAVLTDLRMAASLIRLHFHDCFVQGCDASVLLDDTPTMIGEKTSIFNVNSLRGFDVIDRIKSQLESICAGVVSCADIVAVAARDASVSVGGPTWTVNLGRRDSLTASKTLADSNLPRFTDSLQQLTDSFASKGLTQRDMVSLSGSHTVGQAHCATFRDRVNSNTSDIDPTFASNLRVGLPCPADGSGDTNLAPLDLVTPNTFDNSFFRNLRDRKGLLQSDQILFSGGATDSIVNEYVNNALTFSSDFAAAMVKMGQISPLTGAAGEIRSFCNVVN is encoded by the exons atggctGCTTGTCGTTCATCTTTTCTTTGCATTGCTTTGACAACAATATTGATAATGAATTTCTCTAGCTTGCCATCTCAAGCTCAACTTTCTGGTGAAACCTTCTATGCTTTGTCATGTCCTACTGCCCTGACAATTATAAGCACAAATGTTAATCTAGCTGTCTTGACTGACCTCAGAATGGCTGCTTCGCTCATTCGCCTTCATTTCCACGATTGCTTTGTCCAG GGTTGTGATGCCTCAGTTTTGCTGGACGACACGCCAACAATGATTGGCGAGAAAACTTCAATCTTCAATGTCAATTCTCTCAGAGGATTTGATGTCATTGACCGAATCAAGTCTCAGCTGGAGAGTATATGTGCGGGAGTTGTTTCATGTGCTGATATTGTTGCTGTAGCAGCTCGCGATGCATCTGTTTCT GTTGGTGGACCAACATGGACAGTGAATCTTGGAAGAAGGGACTCCCTAACAGCAAGCAAAACCCTAGCAGATAGCAACCTTCCTCGCTTTACAGATTCTCTTCAGCAACTCACTGACTCGTTCGCTAGCAAGGGTCTAACTCAAAGAGATATGGTTTCCCTTTCAG GATCACATACAGTTGGCCAAGCACATTGTGCCACCTTTCGTGATAGGGTTAACAGCAATACGAGCGATATTGATCCTACCTTTGCTAGCAATCTAAGAGTAGGCCTTCCATGCCCAGCTGATGGCTCCGGGGACACAAACCTTGCACCACTTGATTTAGTGACTCCCAATACTTTCGATAACAGCTTCTTCAGAAACCTTCGTGATAGAAAGGGGCTTCTTCAATCAGATCAGATACTTTTCAGTGGCGGAGCTACAGACAGCATTGTTAATGAGTACGTGAACAACGCTTTAACTTTCAGTTCTGATTTTGCAGCGGCCATGGTAAAGATGGGACAAATAAGTCCCTTAACTGGTGCTGCAGGGGAGATACGAAGTTTCTGCAATGTTGTTAACTGA